TATTCAATAACCTGCGGGTTAGAGAATAGTTCCAATATGCCAGCAGCGTCATCTTGAGTCAATTGCGTTAACATTAGGCGCTCAGTTGCTAATTGTGGAAAGTTCATGGTTTACCTTTCTAACGTTTGTGAAGTAATAACGGCTTTTCGACCAACGAGGGGCTATTTATTTAGAAGTTTTAATTAAGAGATTGAAAGAATTTTTATCGGTTAAGAATTAGTATTGGCTAAGAAATAGTCCTGCCATAAACAACCTCATGGTAGAAACGCTGATTTTTATAAACTGCTTTGGGAAAGTAGCCTTGTTGCGTAAAACCACATTTTTCTAGCACTTTGGCTGAGCCTTGATTCCCTTCAAAGACGCTAGCCTGCAATCTCACGAGCGGAGTTGCCTGCTGAAGCTCTTTAATTAATAAACACAGCGCATTGGTTGCATAGCCTTTGCCCCAAAATTTCTCGGCTAACCAATAGCCTACTTCACCGCTATATTGATACTCGTGTTGACCTGGCTCAGCGCCAATACAACCTGCAAGCTCGCCATCAACGGTAATCGCTCGAATTAAACCGTTGCGGCTGCCTGTAGTAATCCACCATTTTGCATCTTCAGCAGTGTAAGGATTAGGAATGCGTGATGACAGGTAATGAATAACTTGAGGGTCGTTTAAGTAGTCAACTAAAAGTAATTCATCTTGCGCTTCAAAAAAACGAAGCTTTAGCTTGGTGGCTGGTAAAACATCCATGTGGCAATCAACGGGCTAGATTTTTCTTTAAGCTAACAATACTTAATCGGCATATCAACTATAAAGGTCGTTAATTATCAATTAATTGGCATAAAAAAAGAGGAACCATGTTCCTCTTTTCTTTAAGCTAATTGAGCACATTATCGGTGGGCGTTATTAGTCGCCAATCTTAGCCCAAGTATCTCTTAGGCCAACAGTGCGGTTAAACACCAATTTACCTTCTTTAGCTTCCTTGTTGTCTAGGCAGAAATAGCCTTGACGTTCAAACTGAAACGCTTTTTCTGGCTGCGCCTGTGCGAGTGAAGGTTCAACTTTTGCTGTGTTAATTGTTACCAACGACTCAGTATTTAATACCGTATGAAAATCTTCAGCGGCACCAGGGTTTGGTACAGTAAATAAACGATCGTATAAACGAACTTCAGCATCAAGTGCCTGTGCAGCGCTCACCCAGTGAATAACACCTTTTGGCTTAGTGCCATCTTCAGGATTTTTACCTAGGGTATTTGGATCGTAAGTACAGTAAACCGTGGTAATGTTACCTTCATCATCCTTTTCACAACGAGTTGCGGTTACCACGTAAGCACCGCGTAAACGCACTGCTTTGCCAAGTACTAAACGCTTGTACTTTTTGTTCGCTTCTTCACGGAAGTCTTCCGCTTCAATAAGGATTTCTTTTGAAAACGGTACAATGCGATCGCCTTGGCTTTCATCGCTTGGGTGGTTTTTCACCGTTAGCTCTTCAACCTTGCCTTCTTCGTAGTTCTCAATCACCAATTTAATTGGGTCAAGTACCGCCATCGCACGAGGTGCGTTGTCGTTTAAGTCTTCACGAATACAAGCTTCTAGCACACCCATTTCAACAGTGTTATCCATTTTGGTGACACCGATGCGCTTAGCAAACTCGCGAATTGACGCTGGCGTATAACCACGGCGACGAAAACCTGCAATCGTTGGCATACGTGGGTCGTCCCAACCAGACACCAAGTTTTCTTCGACCAGCGTATTGAGTTTACGCTTACTCATTACCGTGTATTCAAGGTTTAAGCGCGAGAATTCATATTGACGAGGCTGTGTTTCAATCGAAACATTATCAATAACCCAGTCGTATAGACGTCGGTTATCTTGGAATTCAAGTGTACAAAGTGAGTGCGTAATACCTTCGATAGCATCCGACAAACAATGAGTAAAGTCGTACATTGGGTAAATGCACCACTTATCACCCGTTTGGTGGTGATGAGCAAATTTAACACGGTAAATCACAGGATCGCGCATACACATAAAGCTTGAGCTCATGTCGATTTTTGCACGTAGTGAACATTCACCTTCTTTGAATTCACCGTTTTTCATTTTATCGAATAAGGCTAAATTCTCTTCAACTGAAGTGTCACGGTGAGGGCTGTTTTTACCAGGCGCCTTTAGTGTACCGCGATATTCGCGCATTTCTTCACCATTTAAGAA
The nucleotide sequence above comes from Thalassotalea euphylliae. Encoded proteins:
- a CDS encoding GNAT family N-acetyltransferase, translating into MNFPQLATERLMLTQLTQDDAAGILELFSNPQVIEYYDLFRAC
- a CDS encoding GNAT family N-acetyltransferase → MDVLPATKLKLRFFEAQDELLLVDYLNDPQVIHYLSSRIPNPYTAEDAKWWITTGSRNGLIRAITVDGELAGCIGAEPGQHEYQYSGEVGYWLAEKFWGKGYATNALCLLIKELQQATPLVRLQASVFEGNQGSAKVLEKCGFTQQGYFPKAVYKNQRFYHEVVYGRTIS
- the glnS gene encoding glutamine--tRNA ligase, with the translated sequence MSDTEHRPTNFIRQIIDADLSAGKHDHVQTRFPPEPNGYLHIGHAKSICLNFGIAQDYQGLCNLRFDDTNPEKEDIDYVNSIQEDVKWLGFEWAGDIRYSSDYFDRLHGYAVELIEKGLAYVCFLNGEEMREYRGTLKAPGKNSPHRDTSVEENLALFDKMKNGEFKEGECSLRAKIDMSSSFMCMRDPVIYRVKFAHHHQTGDKWCIYPMYDFTHCLSDAIEGITHSLCTLEFQDNRRLYDWVIDNVSIETQPRQYEFSRLNLEYTVMSKRKLNTLVEENLVSGWDDPRMPTIAGFRRRGYTPASIREFAKRIGVTKMDNTVEMGVLEACIREDLNDNAPRAMAVLDPIKLVIENYEEGKVEELTVKNHPSDESQGDRIVPFSKEILIEAEDFREEANKKYKRLVLGKAVRLRGAYVVTATRCEKDDEGNITTVYCTYDPNTLGKNPEDGTKPKGVIHWVSAAQALDAEVRLYDRLFTVPNPGAAEDFHTVLNTESLVTINTAKVEPSLAQAQPEKAFQFERQGYFCLDNKEAKEGKLVFNRTVGLRDTWAKIGD